In Mesotoga infera, a single window of DNA contains:
- the rsgA gene encoding ribosome small subunit-dependent GTPase A: protein MERRKGVVVRFGSRNMEVVDNETGGRILCTMPGRFRIQGIRPIVGDRVEYSLGGNGQGRIESILTRESELLRPRISNIEQILLVLSLREPAVQNVITDRFLVLAEYAKLPVVVVINKIDLLSDGEIEKFIEIYGEYYDIRRVSSKKEINIDELRDILKGKISVMAGMSGVGKSSLLNTLNPGLKLRVSEISRGLERGRHTTSYVELLQFDFGGLIADTPGFANLELPDIESDCLKRFFPEIAQESGMCAFSDCVHIDEPGCYVKELIKAGNIHVSRYDSYLSMYNELKEREREKGGKKYG from the coding sequence TTGGAAAGACGAAAAGGAGTAGTGGTTAGATTCGGAAGCAGAAATATGGAAGTGGTGGACAACGAGACAGGCGGGAGGATTTTGTGCACGATGCCTGGTCGGTTTAGGATTCAAGGGATTAGGCCGATTGTCGGTGACCGAGTCGAATACTCTTTAGGCGGCAATGGCCAGGGTCGGATAGAAAGCATTCTTACAAGAGAAAGTGAGCTTCTGAGACCCAGAATTTCCAATATAGAGCAGATTCTCCTGGTGCTTTCCCTTAGAGAACCAGCCGTTCAGAATGTCATTACAGACCGGTTCCTTGTTCTGGCAGAATATGCCAAGCTGCCTGTTGTTGTAGTCATTAACAAGATCGATCTGCTTTCTGATGGTGAAATAGAGAAGTTCATCGAAATCTACGGCGAGTATTACGACATTCGTCGGGTCTCTTCAAAGAAGGAGATTAACATAGATGAATTGCGCGACATTTTAAAAGGCAAGATAAGTGTGATGGCTGGAATGTCTGGTGTCGGAAAGAGCAGCCTGCTAAATACTCTTAATCCAGGTCTGAAATTGAGAGTGTCGGAAATATCTAGAGGTTTGGAGAGAGGGCGGCATACTACTTCCTACGTGGAATTGCTCCAGTTCGATTTCGGAGGGTTGATAGCCGATACACCTGGCTTTGCAAATCTAGAATTGCCAGACATAGAGTCAGACTGCCTCAAGAGATTTTTTCCGGAGATAGCTCAGGAAAGTGGAATGTGCGCTTTTTCCGACTGCGTCCATATCGATGAACCGGGGTGTTACGTCAAGGAGCTTATAAAAGCCGGTAACATTCACGTGAGTCGTTATGATAGTTACTTGAGTATGTATAATGAATTAAAGGAAAGAGAAAGGGAGAAGGGAGGAAAGAAGTATGGCTAA
- the rpe gene encoding ribulose-phosphate 3-epimerase has protein sequence MAKISPSILAADLTNLACEVNKVRAADFLHIDVMDGIFVPNITFGVPIMEAIGRLSHPPLDVHLMIEEPSRYVREYAKLGAKNLHVHVEGNYHLYRLLGQIKECGVNAFVVLNPSTPVSWLEEVLPVTDGVLVMTVNPGYTGQRFIPEAARKIESLDRIRCERGFDFEIAVDGGVSLDNAKELVSKGADILIMGAAVFRSESPSIVVDRIKELRR, from the coding sequence ATGGCTAAGATATCTCCCTCTATTCTTGCTGCCGATTTGACCAATCTTGCCTGTGAAGTGAATAAAGTACGAGCAGCAGATTTTCTGCATATAGATGTTATGGATGGGATATTCGTCCCTAATATCACTTTTGGGGTACCGATCATGGAGGCAATCGGTAGATTGAGTCATCCACCTCTCGATGTTCATTTAATGATTGAGGAGCCCTCCAGATATGTGAGAGAATATGCAAAACTTGGTGCAAAGAATCTTCATGTTCACGTGGAGGGCAACTATCATCTTTATAGGCTGCTGGGACAGATAAAAGAGTGTGGAGTCAATGCATTCGTGGTTTTGAATCCCTCAACACCCGTTTCCTGGCTTGAAGAAGTTCTTCCTGTTACTGACGGTGTGCTTGTTATGACCGTTAATCCCGGCTACACAGGTCAACGATTTATTCCGGAAGCTGCAAGAAAAATCGAATCGCTCGATCGTATACGCTGCGAGCGAGGGTTTGACTTTGAGATCGCAGTCGATGGCGGTGTAAGCCTCGACAATGCGAAAGAGCTTGTTAGTAAAGGCGCTGATATCCTAATTATGGGAGCAGCGGTATTCAGATCAGAATCTCCATCAATAGTTGTTGATAGGATCAAGGAGTTAAGAAGGTGA